The Xyrauchen texanus isolate HMW12.3.18 chromosome 38, RBS_HiC_50CHRs, whole genome shotgun sequence genome window below encodes:
- the si:ch211-235m3.5 gene encoding BICD family-like cargo adapter 1 isoform X4: MSLGEELCYKARRMEVEEDLYSLELSADEDLPVYKDSEELFAALRQKEDEVLLAAQVGKALLLENRQLKEERQTLHDKYTQQLEELQQGRYELRVKLDGCQAQWESQVGELERDVQELQMQVERLMQTLSETEREKTRLNHEHNEQSQRLREQLHRAMEVERTMTSELQRLKQEMRERGHARPQDEEIISALREQVARLTQREQTLEQHLKTACQENEELRESVSSLHTRLDQQEQQSHTHIQQLSEACREVEVVRSRAHELHCQVEELQEEVSLQGKTHNNSSLLSELEHSLEPTGWSLDREQVSQEVHYILEILRPVTSSSQAEHNSHDSLKGMLTQLKQTAKRIAHCDTLQNERLIAENTELKQHAETMLDEEVVQQAIKDRDDAIAKKTAMEAELLRTKHDMMCLNNQLLEAIQRKLELSQELEAWQDDIQIIINQQLRSQQLTEQLPQKRSTGHMSFLHKSRRPSCSPSTISEMSSEQNGSPWRDWLKRSK, from the exons ATGAGTCTGGGGGAAGAGCTGTGCTATAAAGCGCGCCGAATGGAGGTGGAGGAAGACTTGTACTCGCTTGAGTTGAGCGCCGATGAAGATCTGCCGGTGTATAAGGACAGTGAGGAGTTGTTCGCAGCTCTGCGGCAGAAGGAGGATGAAGTTCTTCTGGCCGCTCAGGTGGGAAAAGCGCTCCTCTTGGAGAACAGACAATTGAAGGAAGAGAGACAGACACTTCATGACAAATACACACAGCAGCTGGAG GAGCTGCAGCAGGGCAGGTACGAGCTGCGGGTGAAACTGGACGGCTGCCAGGCGCAGTGGGAGAGTCAGGTGGGCGAGCTGGAGCGAGACGTGCAGGAGCTGCAGATGCAAGTGGAGAGACTGATGCAGACcctgagtgagacagagagagagaaaaccagaCTAAACCATGAACACAATGAACAGAGCCAGAGACTCCGAGAACAACTGCACAGG gCTATGGAAGTGGAGCGAACCATGACCAGCGAGCTGCAGAGACTGAAACAGGAAATGAGAGAAAGGGGGCATGCCAGACCTCAGGACGAAGAAATTATCAGCGCTCTTAGAGAACAG GTAGCGAGACTCACGCAACGTGAACAAACACTAGAGCAGCACTTGAAGACCGCATGCCAAGAGAACGAGGAACTAAGAGAGAGTGTGTCTTCACTACACACACGCCTGGATCAACAGGAACAACagagccacacacacatacaacag CTGTCAGAGGCCTGTCGTGAGGTGGAGGTGGTTCGTTCTCGGGCTCATGAGCTGCATTGTCAGGTCGAGGAGCTCCAGGAGGAAGTGTCCCTCCAGGGGAAAACTCACAACAACTCGTCATTACTCTCAGAGCTTGAGCACAGTCTGGAGCCCACAGGCTGGAGTCTGGACAGAGAACAG GTCTCCCAGGAAGTGCACTACATCCTGGAAATACTGCGACCCGTGACCAGCAGCTCACAGGCTGAGCACAACTCGCATGACAGCCTGAAGGGCATGCTTACGCAACTGAAGCAAACAGCAAAAAGAATCGCACACTGTGATACACTACAG aatGAGCGTCTTATAGCGGAGAACACCGAGCTCAAGCAGCATGCAGAGACAATGCTGGATGAGGAAGTTGTTCAACAGGCCATAAAGGACCGTGATGATGCCATCGCTAA GAAGACAGCGATGGAGGCAGAGCTGCTGAGGACTAAACATGATATGATGTGTTTAAACAACCAGCTGCTGGAGGCCATTCAGCGCAAACTAGAACTTTCACAAGAGCTGGAGGCCTGGCAG GATGATATCCAGATTATCATTAATCAACAGTTGAGGAGTCAACAGCTGACAGAACAACTGCCTCAGAAGAGATCAACTGGTCACATGTCTTTCCTGCATAAATCCAGACGACCGTCCTGTTCCCCGTCCACCATATCAGAGATGAGCTCGGAGCAGAATGGGTCGCCCTGGAGAGACTGGCTCAAACGAAGCAAATAA
- the si:ch211-235m3.5 gene encoding BICD family-like cargo adapter 1 isoform X3, translated as MSLGEELCYKARRMEVEEDLYSLELSADEDLPVYKDSEELFAALRQKEDEVLLAAQVGKALLLENRQLKEERQTLHDKYTQQLEELQQGRYELRVKLDGCQAQWESQVGELERDVQELQMQVERLMQTLSETEREKTRLNHEHNEQSQRLREQLHRAMEVERTMTSELQRLKQEMRERGHARPQDEEIISALREQVQVARLTQREQTLEQHLKTACQENEELRESVSSLHTRLDQQEQQSHTHIQQLSEACREVEVVRSRAHELHCQVEELQEEVSLQGKTHNNSSLLSELEHSLEPTGWSLDREQVSQEVHYILEILRPVTSSSQAEHNSHDSLKGMLTQLKQTAKRIAHCDTLQNERLIAENTELKQHAETMLDEEVVQQAIKDRDDAIAKKTAMEAELLRTKHDMMCLNNQLLEAIQRKLELSQELEAWQDDIQIIINQQLRSQQLTEQLPQKRSTGHMSFLHKSRRPSCSPSTISEMSSEQNGSPWRDWLKRSK; from the exons ATGAGTCTGGGGGAAGAGCTGTGCTATAAAGCGCGCCGAATGGAGGTGGAGGAAGACTTGTACTCGCTTGAGTTGAGCGCCGATGAAGATCTGCCGGTGTATAAGGACAGTGAGGAGTTGTTCGCAGCTCTGCGGCAGAAGGAGGATGAAGTTCTTCTGGCCGCTCAGGTGGGAAAAGCGCTCCTCTTGGAGAACAGACAATTGAAGGAAGAGAGACAGACACTTCATGACAAATACACACAGCAGCTGGAG GAGCTGCAGCAGGGCAGGTACGAGCTGCGGGTGAAACTGGACGGCTGCCAGGCGCAGTGGGAGAGTCAGGTGGGCGAGCTGGAGCGAGACGTGCAGGAGCTGCAGATGCAAGTGGAGAGACTGATGCAGACcctgagtgagacagagagagagaaaaccagaCTAAACCATGAACACAATGAACAGAGCCAGAGACTCCGAGAACAACTGCACAGG gCTATGGAAGTGGAGCGAACCATGACCAGCGAGCTGCAGAGACTGAAACAGGAAATGAGAGAAAGGGGGCATGCCAGACCTCAGGACGAAGAAATTATCAGCGCTCTTAGAGAACAG GTTCAGGTAGCGAGACTCACGCAACGTGAACAAACACTAGAGCAGCACTTGAAGACCGCATGCCAAGAGAACGAGGAACTAAGAGAGAGTGTGTCTTCACTACACACACGCCTGGATCAACAGGAACAACagagccacacacacatacaacag CTGTCAGAGGCCTGTCGTGAGGTGGAGGTGGTTCGTTCTCGGGCTCATGAGCTGCATTGTCAGGTCGAGGAGCTCCAGGAGGAAGTGTCCCTCCAGGGGAAAACTCACAACAACTCGTCATTACTCTCAGAGCTTGAGCACAGTCTGGAGCCCACAGGCTGGAGTCTGGACAGAGAACAG GTCTCCCAGGAAGTGCACTACATCCTGGAAATACTGCGACCCGTGACCAGCAGCTCACAGGCTGAGCACAACTCGCATGACAGCCTGAAGGGCATGCTTACGCAACTGAAGCAAACAGCAAAAAGAATCGCACACTGTGATACACTACAG aatGAGCGTCTTATAGCGGAGAACACCGAGCTCAAGCAGCATGCAGAGACAATGCTGGATGAGGAAGTTGTTCAACAGGCCATAAAGGACCGTGATGATGCCATCGCTAA GAAGACAGCGATGGAGGCAGAGCTGCTGAGGACTAAACATGATATGATGTGTTTAAACAACCAGCTGCTGGAGGCCATTCAGCGCAAACTAGAACTTTCACAAGAGCTGGAGGCCTGGCAG GATGATATCCAGATTATCATTAATCAACAGTTGAGGAGTCAACAGCTGACAGAACAACTGCCTCAGAAGAGATCAACTGGTCACATGTCTTTCCTGCATAAATCCAGACGACCGTCCTGTTCCCCGTCCACCATATCAGAGATGAGCTCGGAGCAGAATGGGTCGCCCTGGAGAGACTGGCTCAAACGAAGCAAATAA
- the si:ch211-235m3.5 gene encoding BICD family-like cargo adapter 1 isoform X2: MSLGEELCYKARRMEVEEDLYSLELSADEDLPVYKDSEELFAALRQKEDEVLLAAQVGKALLLENRQLKEERQTLHDKYTQQLEELQQGRYELRVKLDGCQAQWESQVGELERDVQELQMQVERLMQTLSETEREKTRLNHEHNEQSQRLREQLHRAMEVERTMTSELQRLKQEMRERGHARPQDEEIISALREQVARLTQREQTLEQHLKTACQENEELRESVSSLHTRLDQQEQQSHTHIQQLSEACREVEVVRSRAHELHCQVEELQEEVSLQGKTHNNSSLLSELEHSLEPTGWSLDREQVSQEVHYILEILRPVTSSSQAEHNSHDSLKGMLTQLKQTAKRIAHCDTLQDIRKSIVGAVIDPCENTKWLQEIGDQNERLIAENTELKQHAETMLDEEVVQQAIKDRDDAIAKKTAMEAELLRTKHDMMCLNNQLLEAIQRKLELSQELEAWQDDIQIIINQQLRSQQLTEQLPQKRSTGHMSFLHKSRRPSCSPSTISEMSSEQNGSPWRDWLKRSK, from the exons ATGAGTCTGGGGGAAGAGCTGTGCTATAAAGCGCGCCGAATGGAGGTGGAGGAAGACTTGTACTCGCTTGAGTTGAGCGCCGATGAAGATCTGCCGGTGTATAAGGACAGTGAGGAGTTGTTCGCAGCTCTGCGGCAGAAGGAGGATGAAGTTCTTCTGGCCGCTCAGGTGGGAAAAGCGCTCCTCTTGGAGAACAGACAATTGAAGGAAGAGAGACAGACACTTCATGACAAATACACACAGCAGCTGGAG GAGCTGCAGCAGGGCAGGTACGAGCTGCGGGTGAAACTGGACGGCTGCCAGGCGCAGTGGGAGAGTCAGGTGGGCGAGCTGGAGCGAGACGTGCAGGAGCTGCAGATGCAAGTGGAGAGACTGATGCAGACcctgagtgagacagagagagagaaaaccagaCTAAACCATGAACACAATGAACAGAGCCAGAGACTCCGAGAACAACTGCACAGG gCTATGGAAGTGGAGCGAACCATGACCAGCGAGCTGCAGAGACTGAAACAGGAAATGAGAGAAAGGGGGCATGCCAGACCTCAGGACGAAGAAATTATCAGCGCTCTTAGAGAACAG GTAGCGAGACTCACGCAACGTGAACAAACACTAGAGCAGCACTTGAAGACCGCATGCCAAGAGAACGAGGAACTAAGAGAGAGTGTGTCTTCACTACACACACGCCTGGATCAACAGGAACAACagagccacacacacatacaacag CTGTCAGAGGCCTGTCGTGAGGTGGAGGTGGTTCGTTCTCGGGCTCATGAGCTGCATTGTCAGGTCGAGGAGCTCCAGGAGGAAGTGTCCCTCCAGGGGAAAACTCACAACAACTCGTCATTACTCTCAGAGCTTGAGCACAGTCTGGAGCCCACAGGCTGGAGTCTGGACAGAGAACAG GTCTCCCAGGAAGTGCACTACATCCTGGAAATACTGCGACCCGTGACCAGCAGCTCACAGGCTGAGCACAACTCGCATGACAGCCTGAAGGGCATGCTTACGCAACTGAAGCAAACAGCAAAAAGAATCGCACACTGTGATACACTACAG GACATTAGGAAATCGATTGTGGGAGCGGTGATCGATCCATGTGAGAACACCAAATGGCTGCAGGAGATTGGGGATCAG aatGAGCGTCTTATAGCGGAGAACACCGAGCTCAAGCAGCATGCAGAGACAATGCTGGATGAGGAAGTTGTTCAACAGGCCATAAAGGACCGTGATGATGCCATCGCTAA GAAGACAGCGATGGAGGCAGAGCTGCTGAGGACTAAACATGATATGATGTGTTTAAACAACCAGCTGCTGGAGGCCATTCAGCGCAAACTAGAACTTTCACAAGAGCTGGAGGCCTGGCAG GATGATATCCAGATTATCATTAATCAACAGTTGAGGAGTCAACAGCTGACAGAACAACTGCCTCAGAAGAGATCAACTGGTCACATGTCTTTCCTGCATAAATCCAGACGACCGTCCTGTTCCCCGTCCACCATATCAGAGATGAGCTCGGAGCAGAATGGGTCGCCCTGGAGAGACTGGCTCAAACGAAGCAAATAA
- the si:ch211-235m3.5 gene encoding BICD family-like cargo adapter 1 isoform X1, translating into MSLGEELCYKARRMEVEEDLYSLELSADEDLPVYKDSEELFAALRQKEDEVLLAAQVGKALLLENRQLKEERQTLHDKYTQQLEELQQGRYELRVKLDGCQAQWESQVGELERDVQELQMQVERLMQTLSETEREKTRLNHEHNEQSQRLREQLHRAMEVERTMTSELQRLKQEMRERGHARPQDEEIISALREQVQVARLTQREQTLEQHLKTACQENEELRESVSSLHTRLDQQEQQSHTHIQQLSEACREVEVVRSRAHELHCQVEELQEEVSLQGKTHNNSSLLSELEHSLEPTGWSLDREQVSQEVHYILEILRPVTSSSQAEHNSHDSLKGMLTQLKQTAKRIAHCDTLQDIRKSIVGAVIDPCENTKWLQEIGDQNERLIAENTELKQHAETMLDEEVVQQAIKDRDDAIAKKTAMEAELLRTKHDMMCLNNQLLEAIQRKLELSQELEAWQDDIQIIINQQLRSQQLTEQLPQKRSTGHMSFLHKSRRPSCSPSTISEMSSEQNGSPWRDWLKRSK; encoded by the exons ATGAGTCTGGGGGAAGAGCTGTGCTATAAAGCGCGCCGAATGGAGGTGGAGGAAGACTTGTACTCGCTTGAGTTGAGCGCCGATGAAGATCTGCCGGTGTATAAGGACAGTGAGGAGTTGTTCGCAGCTCTGCGGCAGAAGGAGGATGAAGTTCTTCTGGCCGCTCAGGTGGGAAAAGCGCTCCTCTTGGAGAACAGACAATTGAAGGAAGAGAGACAGACACTTCATGACAAATACACACAGCAGCTGGAG GAGCTGCAGCAGGGCAGGTACGAGCTGCGGGTGAAACTGGACGGCTGCCAGGCGCAGTGGGAGAGTCAGGTGGGCGAGCTGGAGCGAGACGTGCAGGAGCTGCAGATGCAAGTGGAGAGACTGATGCAGACcctgagtgagacagagagagagaaaaccagaCTAAACCATGAACACAATGAACAGAGCCAGAGACTCCGAGAACAACTGCACAGG gCTATGGAAGTGGAGCGAACCATGACCAGCGAGCTGCAGAGACTGAAACAGGAAATGAGAGAAAGGGGGCATGCCAGACCTCAGGACGAAGAAATTATCAGCGCTCTTAGAGAACAG GTTCAGGTAGCGAGACTCACGCAACGTGAACAAACACTAGAGCAGCACTTGAAGACCGCATGCCAAGAGAACGAGGAACTAAGAGAGAGTGTGTCTTCACTACACACACGCCTGGATCAACAGGAACAACagagccacacacacatacaacag CTGTCAGAGGCCTGTCGTGAGGTGGAGGTGGTTCGTTCTCGGGCTCATGAGCTGCATTGTCAGGTCGAGGAGCTCCAGGAGGAAGTGTCCCTCCAGGGGAAAACTCACAACAACTCGTCATTACTCTCAGAGCTTGAGCACAGTCTGGAGCCCACAGGCTGGAGTCTGGACAGAGAACAG GTCTCCCAGGAAGTGCACTACATCCTGGAAATACTGCGACCCGTGACCAGCAGCTCACAGGCTGAGCACAACTCGCATGACAGCCTGAAGGGCATGCTTACGCAACTGAAGCAAACAGCAAAAAGAATCGCACACTGTGATACACTACAG GACATTAGGAAATCGATTGTGGGAGCGGTGATCGATCCATGTGAGAACACCAAATGGCTGCAGGAGATTGGGGATCAG aatGAGCGTCTTATAGCGGAGAACACCGAGCTCAAGCAGCATGCAGAGACAATGCTGGATGAGGAAGTTGTTCAACAGGCCATAAAGGACCGTGATGATGCCATCGCTAA GAAGACAGCGATGGAGGCAGAGCTGCTGAGGACTAAACATGATATGATGTGTTTAAACAACCAGCTGCTGGAGGCCATTCAGCGCAAACTAGAACTTTCACAAGAGCTGGAGGCCTGGCAG GATGATATCCAGATTATCATTAATCAACAGTTGAGGAGTCAACAGCTGACAGAACAACTGCCTCAGAAGAGATCAACTGGTCACATGTCTTTCCTGCATAAATCCAGACGACCGTCCTGTTCCCCGTCCACCATATCAGAGATGAGCTCGGAGCAGAATGGGTCGCCCTGGAGAGACTGGCTCAAACGAAGCAAATAA